The Tursiops truncatus isolate mTurTru1 chromosome 11, mTurTru1.mat.Y, whole genome shotgun sequence genomic sequence ccccctttgTTAGGCGGATCACCTGTGTGATTCCACAGCACCCTGTCCTGCCCCATCCAGGCCCTGGTCATATCTCCTGTTCACCAGCAGGTGGCGGTGGGTGGGTGTCTAATGCACTAGTGTCTGAGATTCCCCATCCTGGGTGCCCTGGACACCGGGGTGGCTGATGCTACGTTTGTTGCCCCGTGCCCATACACTTCCCATTCTGCTCACCGGCCTCAGTACTCTCCGAACTTCCTGCAGGACCCTCTTTGGGCTCTGCACCGAGCACAGCACCAAGGTGCTGACCACCACGTCCATGGAGCCACTGGCCAGCTGTTTCATGTCCTCTCCGAAAGCCACCACAAACCGTTCATATTCAAGATGCCTATTCTTGGCCATACTCTTTGTCAGGAACTTCTCAAAGTGAGGGTTCGGGTCCAGGCAGGTGATCCTGCAGCCACATGGGTAGAACTGGAAGTTGGCGCCAGTGCCACAGCCCAGCTCCAGCAGGGCCACCTTCCCCGAGGCTCCTGCCAGCCCCTTTATCTGGCTGAAGAGCTCCTGTTTCTTGCTGTCCATCTTGCGGTTGCACTTGACTGTCAGCATGGCCATCAGGTAGGGGAAATAGGTCTTGCACAGGGGCTCCCAGAAACCCAGCAGAGCCATGAGGTGCAGGGGCAGGGTCAGGATTAGCACCAGCAGCTGCAGGAGTCGGACCAGGGTGTCCATGGTAGCCTGGCTCTGAGTGGAGCTTCCCTTGGGTGGCTGGCCTGTCTCTCTGCTCCGCCGCTGCAGACTCGAGTCTCCTTTCGCCCAGCGATAGGACTTTGTTCCCTGTCTCCTACTTGGCCGTTTCCTCTTTGCCGGGGAGGAGTTGATGTATGAAATCTCTCCAGAGGGCGCCGGTCCCCAAATCCCGTAGGCTCTTCAACCAATTTTATTACGTGGGGGCGAAGAAACAGGTGGTGCCGGTGTGTCCTGAGTTCTGGAGCGCTGTGCCCAGTTGAAGAGGCTGGTGTGTGCTGATCATCTCAGAGGGAcgcgggaagggggaggggagctaCGTCTCAGATCACAGCTTCACGGGGGCCAAATGCCCCGGCAGAGCAGATGCCTGCGGCACGTCCCGGCCTCATTCCGGGCTCAGGTTCTGCTCAGTTTATGCAAGTTGGAAATTCTGGTTGGGTGCCCCTGGAACACCCCCagggctttgtaaactgtaacatGCCTCTGCCCCAGATAGAAGCCAAACACAGAGAAGGATGTGTCAACCCCAGGGGGGCGGTCACAAAACTTCTCTGCTGGGCAGCTGCACAGGGGCTGCCCTGCCTCCAGCAGCGCCGTGTGGGAGACACTTTCCTGAAATAGCTCATCCCTGCCTGACTCAGGAATTGTCCCAGACCTTATCCCTCAGCCCCGCGCTGGCCGGGGCACAGTGGGTTTGACCGGCAGGACAGAGGCAGTGGACTTGGACAGAGCACCCGCCCCAACCAGGGACTTTGTTTAAAGTCGTCCTCCCCCAGAGGCCACCAATGACCCTGGGAAATGCTCCTCGTGAGACTTGAGGCTATTGGACTTTCCCTCTTGTAGAGTGCCCATGCGTAGTGGCTGAAGGAAGTTTtgtttagagaaaagaaaatcaacattcattttattgttgagtggtattccattttatggagttaccataaattatttatccatccagctgttgacggacatttggaTTGTGTCCAGTTTTTGTCTATTACAAATAGAACTGCTATGAACGTTTATGTCCAtgtctttgtgtggatatatgctTACATTTCCTGTGTGTAAATACCTGCATGTGGAATggctattcatttatttaaaatgtgtaattattcttttgttttggtggtatcatttaatttttttttcttcttctttttttttggttgtagtaaaatgcacataacaaaacttaccatcttcaccattttaattgtacaattcagtggtattaaatatattaacacTGTTGTGGACCCATCACCGCCATCCACccccataattctttttttttttttttttgcggtacgcgggcctctcactgctgtggcctctcccattgtggagcacaggctccggtcgcgcaggcccagcggccatggctcacgggcccagccgctccgtggcatgtgggatcttcccggaccggggcacgaacccgtgtcccctgcatcggcaggcggactctcaaccactgcgccaccagggaagcccgacatgaCAATATTAAAGAAGTAACACTCTGTAAACAATGATATGCTATATAAAAAGCACTGAACTGTGAGTCAGAAATTCTGCACTTAGTTCCCATTCTACCATTTGCAAGCTAAGTAGCCTGTCATTtatctgagccttagtttcttcctttgttcCAAGGGAAAAATATGTTGTCCCTACCTCTCAGATGAGgctcaaatgaaataatgcaagtgAGAGTGCTTTGTAAACCACTTGCATCATTCAGAGCTAAGATATCACtgtatggttattattattttgcctaGTAAACATCAAGATGTGGAAGATCAGAGTAAAGCTTCAATCAAAGCCAGATAGCTGCTTTTACTGagctctccttttttcttctctcagggaAGAGTGTTGTGGATGGGAACTTGAAGTTTGCACCTGACCTAGGAGGGGATGTGTGACCTAGCAGAGCTAATGCAGGCTTGGGAAGAAGTCATGTGTTCCCTAGCATAGGTTGTCATTTTGTAAGGAATAGAATCCAAATCTTAACGTGAggggcaatatatatatatatatatttttttgtggtacgcgggtctctcactgttgtggcctctcccgttgcagcacaggctccggacgcgcaggctcagtggccatggctcacaggcctacccggaccggggcacgaacccgtgtcccctgcatcggcaggcggactctcaaccactgcgccaccagggaagcctgcaataTATTCTTAATGTGAAACCAGATTTTACTGGCTAGAGAAAAATTAATCCTTGCTACAGTGAGGTGCGCTTGCTTTTTAGATAACTTGTGAGGAAACTGGCTACCGCACGCAAACCTACTCCATTCATGCAATCAGAGAGCTCCTCCCCACTTTGGATCTGGTAAAATCTGGACAGAGGAGAGCTTCTAGCAACACTTGGCTAAAATCTGAACATGgtttgagaaagaggaagaagaaacctTTTCCTTCTTAAGTCCTGGGTCTTTAAGGACTCTTTTGCTGTGTGATACAGGGATGAGTTAAATAAAGCTGCCGTCTAGTCCTTTTATTCTGGACTGCTCTGTCCAGAGTTCCCTGGCCAGACAGGAAAGAAATGGTGTAAATATCCATTATAGCACTGGGagcgattttttttttcacttggggAAGCCTGGAGAGGCAGAAGGATGCTGCCAGGGGCTGAGATATGGCCGTGGATGGGGGGGATGAACTTCTCCCCACCTCTTTGGGTTTGCTGGGAGGAGGCATCACTTTGACCTACTACAGGTGCTCTCCTGGTAAGAGAGAACTGGAGGTTGACTTATCTGAATTCTCACTCCCTACCTCCCATGGGGAGCAGAGAAATTCCCATGAGGACAGAAAGGAAGGCTCTTGTTATCACGCAGGGAACCAGGAGAGCTTTTTGGCCTGGGCCTTGTATTCCTGAAAGCCCTCAAGTATAGATTTTGCTATTATtgccaagtaaggtcacattgtCTTTGCATTTATTGATTGTATTAGAAGTTTTGGttggttaaaaataaacataaaaaatagaccaatgttttatatatacacttacactaccaaatgtaaagtagatagctagtgggaagcagccgcatagcacagggagatcagctcggtgctttgtgtccacctagaggggtgggatagggagggtgggagggagggagacgcaagagggaggagatatggggatatatgtatacgtatagctgattcactttgctatacagcagcaactaacacaacattgtaaagcaattatcctccaataaagatgttaaaaaaataccaatGTTTTAGTAACTCTGTTCTGGCACTCATTCATTTTCTAATATACCCACAGTCTGAAAAATGGAAGAACACTAGCCCTCTCTCACTCTTGGGGTGACCTCGCCTGCCACATGCAGATTGTAGATAGGATGTGAAATCAGTTATGACAGTTGTAGAAAGTTAACTCATGGTTTCCTATGTTCTGAAACAGTGCAGAAACTGCATTTCCCCTTTCAAGAAAGGcactaaaaacaatggaaaacCGTGAGTGCCAGTCTTATGGGCCAACTTATTAATATCACAGAAAGCTGTGACCTCACTCCACACCCAAGCAACTCCAGTCCTGCCGGGCTCCTGAAGCACTCCCCAAAGAGCAGAACCCCAGAGAATTGTCACTGTTTGACCTTTCTGGAAGATCCCTGGAAAAGCCCCACTCACAGGCCTTGTCTTTATCTGGTCAGTGAGGAAAGCCCTATCATCAGGGCATTGGTCAAATAATCAGTGACAATATTTTAAGATTGAAGCTGCCcagtgtggatggacctagagactatcatactaagtgaagtcagacagagaaaggcaaatatcatatgatatcacttatgtgtggtatctaaaaaatgagtataaataaatacatcttccttttaaaacaacaccaccaccacaacatAGAGCTCATTccaacaattccattcctaggtatataccaaagagaactgaaaacatatccaCTCAAAAATTTgtacatgggcttccctgctggcacagtggttaagaatccacctgccaatgcaggggacacgggttcgagccctggtccgagaagatcccacatgctttggagtaactaagcccgcgagccacaactactgggcccaagcgccacaactactgaagcccacgcgcctagagcgccatgctctgcaacaagagaagccaccacaatgagaagcccatgcatggaagagtaggccctgcttgctgcagctagagaaagcctgctcagagcaacgaagacccaacgcagccaaaaataaatcaataaaataaataaattaaaaaaaaatttgtacgtgtgggaactacactcaatattttgtaataacctataagggaaaagaatctgaaaaaaaaagatatatatgtatgtataactgaatcactttgctgtacacctgaaactaacacaacgtaaatcaactataattcaaaaaaaaaattgtgagggTTTGTTGCAGAGTTATTCATAGTAGCCCCAAAGTGTAAACAACCAAAGTGCCCTTAAACTGATgtgtggataaataaaatatgacatatccatacaatggaatattatttggcaataaaaaggatataaactgatacatgctacaacatggatgaaacttggaaacgttacgctaagtgaaagaggcctgATACAAAACTCCACATGttgcatgattctatttatatgaaatatgcagAAGAAGCAAATCCATTCGAGAGACActgggggagggatgaatgggAAGTGACCGCTAAGGGGTACAGAGTAActttttgaagtgatgaaaatgttctaaaattaggtagtggtggtggttacataaccctgtgaatatactaaaacccactgaattgtgcactttatattttttaaactatatattttaaaattatttggctgtgccatgcggtacgcaggatcttagttccctgactagggattgaacccgggccccagcagtgaaagcgctgagtcctaaccactggaccaccagggaattcccaagaattgCGTACTTTAAATGAGTGGATTTTGTATTACGtaaataagcactcaataaagctgtaaaaaataataaaaataaaaccaggttCCTTTTGTCTctccacattaaaaagaaaatagaagcaatGATTTCTACCCTTGGGTCAgtagttctcaactgggggcgGTCAGACTAGGTCTGGAGACACTTTGTCACAACTGGGGAAAAgggtgttactggcatctagtggacagAGGCCAAGGGTGCTGCTAGCCATCCTACAAGGCAAGAACAGCCCCTCACAAGCAAGAATGACCTGGCCGCAAATGTCAATCATACCAAGATTGAGAAATCCTGCCCTAGATCAAAGTCCATGAGGACAGAGCTGGGTACATGGTGCACCCGGTCCCTCCCACAGCTGCCAAAGTCCTTTGGTGCAACGGCATCGCCTGTGTTGAGAGCAGTTGTTAGAATCCATCCCAAGAAACTCCCTTTTAAAGCAATGGTAAGGACGTGAACCACAATCATCTCTCTAGGGGTGTCCTTGGGAGAGCCTTCTGTCTGGTCTTAGCTCCAAGAACAGTTATACTGCCCTGAGTAGTCTATCTCTGTTTTATCTCATGGACACTGTGAACTCTGGAACTGACTGCACTTTCCTTTCTGGGTTGGCTGCTAAACAGTTTTGAGCCAAACTTGTGGCCCAACCTTAGGAAGGGCATAGGtcttatattttgcattttaaagtttcattCTTGGCTCTATTTTATATccctaactttttcttttttaaaaatttattttctttctctttatttcctttgctcctacttttcccctttttttggtttgtttgttatGTCTTTGTAAGCTATTTATGCTGGGCAACAAGAAACGAAACACCGAATCGACAAATATAAACAGCGAGTCTCCCCTTCGCTCTGGGATGGAAGTTCATAGGGCAGAGTGGTGGGTAGGTTACAGACGCATCGTGAGGACTGTGGGCAGGGGCCAATGACCTCCCCAAAGGATGCCCTCGTTCTTGCTCCAGAAGCCTGGCTGGATGCTGAGGGGGCAGGATGTGAGAAAGTAGGGGGATTCTTAGAGGAGGTCAGCTGTTCCTGGGTTGCCGTGTAAGACACTGTGGCCTCTTGATGTTGGAAGCAGCTGGGCTTTCAGAGGACAAGTCACAGATGTGGGGACAGAGCTGGTAATGGAGGGATTCCCAGCTGGGCAGGACTGGGTAGTGTATTAGAGTGTCTTGGACTGGGAGCCAGAGATTTGGCTTCTAGGTTTCAAGTCCCAGCTTCACCCTCGTTGGCCAAGTGACTTTGCAGTCACGTCGTAGCtccttagttttctgtttttactaAAACATGGTAGTAATACCTGCTAGGCCTGTCTCTACGGTTGATTCGAGGACCAAATGAGATCATGACATTGCTGAATTGCTCTATTCATTGCTAGGctgcaaactttttctttttatttatttataaaaattgaagtatagttgatttacagtatcatgttagtttcaggtgtacagcacagtgattcagttacacacacacacatatataactgagtgtatatatatatatatatattctttttttaatatatatatattctttttcagattctcttctcttacaggttattacaaaatattgggtatagttccctgtgttcttctttctttctttcttctttttttttttttaacgttgaGGGACAAAATTAATTGTTCAGTTATTGTGGCTGTGATTACCATTGTACTTGTGGAGATGTTCTCATTTGAGGTCATTACTGCTGCCAAGGCTCTGGGGTCTGCGGGGCTGGTGGGCAGACCTGAGGGAGACCTGGCTGACCCCGAGGAATTAGTTAAAACTTACACAGCAACCCAGAGGAGAAAGTATTTGTTAATCATTAAGTTACATGTGGATGTACGTAAAACGCTCCTTAGACTTTCAGAGCTAAAAGGATCTCAGGGGGTTGGAGAGCCAGTCTCCTGCCCCAAGCTCACTCTCTCAGGAGCTCTTAGCACCTGTGAGATCTTCACTTACCCATTTTCCCCACGAAGTGAAAGCTCAGCCCCGGAGAGTCAGGAAGCTCTGGGGTTCAGGATACATGGATTTCCTAGACTTACGTGTGTCTTTGTGATCTCTAGGCTGGAGGCCACTATAGTTCTAGTTCCCTGGGTCTAACCTGATGTTTTCAGCTGCAACTTGAGACCCGTTTCATCTTCTAATCTTTGTGGGCTTGGCTGACAGCCACGGATCccgtttctctttttattattcttcagttctttttccctctccttggCTCCCCTCATGTCCACCCATCAACCCACACCCCAGATACTGCAGCCAACCAATTTCTATTTTCATCTGAATAAAAATGTTGTTAGGAGAAAGGTCACAGGACATGATGAAGAAAACCCGCTCCTTGCCCTAGAGGCTGGGAGCGGAGGGCCTCCTGAAGCTCCTCTCTACTCAAAGTTGTAACTTTCAAGGTACTTTTCCTTCAACCTTGGTATCCTTTGGGTAgcttcttttttggttttgaaattttattgtcttcccagaccagggtggAAATGGACATGGCGAActcaccttctccctctcccGATTCATGTGACACAAGGCTGAGTTTTATTatataccagacactgtgctaagtgcttttcatacattatgttatttaattcctacaacaaccctatgacgtaggaattatctttgttttacagatgagaaaaccgagtcTCTGAGAGGTCCGAGTCACACAGCTTGGTGGTGAAACCAGGAGTCTAACCTGGAGAGTGATCAGTGATAGGCAGCTGAGGTAGAAAGGGCATTGGACTTGGGGTCAGAGGCTTGGGTTTGGGTCCTGGCTCGATTACTGACTAATgggacttgggcaagtcacaccTATCACATGTCCTGGCCTCAGCCTTCTCATCTGCAAAGAGATAATAATAACACCTGGTTCACTAGACAGATGATGGGATTTAACTGAAGTGATTATTCAACTAGGGCTAGACTCAGCAGATGCTCGGGCAATGTCCACTGTAGCAGAGCTGCACACGTGGGGCAGGCAGCCCCCGCAGCTGGCCCCCAGCCACTCTACCTCCTGGAGCTCAGGCTCTCATGTAATCCCCTGCCCTTGAGTAAACGGACACACCAGGTCCTTGACACGTTGGGGCTCACAACGTGGCAGATGCCTTTCCTCTGAGCGAGAGAGGGAGCGTGAGAGAGAGTGATCAAGATCACAGGCACGGTCTTTTGTAACCTGGACATTTTGGGGCTAAAATTAGGGACTTACTTCTAACTGATTGTGCACAGCAAAAGTAATagactgttgggcttccctggtggtacagtggttaagactccacgcttccactgcaggaggcttGGGTTCGATCTCTGGGTGGGGAAGTTCCACCTGTCgcaaggtgcggccaaaaaaaaaaaaaaaagtaatgggcTGCCACTTTTGAGATTGGGTTACAAAAAGCCTCTGACTTCCATCTTGCTGACTCAcgctctctcactctctccctcgCTCACTCCCTCGGAGGGAAGGTAGCTGTGCCATGGTATAAGCTGGAACCGATGGCAAGGAATGGGTGTCCCCAGCCAGTGAGCGCCTGAGACctgacagcagccccaggagtGAGCCTTGGAAGCAGCCCCTCTCCCAGGGGAGCCTTGGGATAAGGGCATCCTGGTTGCCATCTTGACCGCAGTCTTATGAGAGCCACAGGCACCCAGCTAAGTCACactcggattttttttttttaatgtttttactttACAGTTGTCAACCTtcagatatctttttaaaattttatttatttggctgccgttgggtcttcgttgctgcgcgcaggctttctctggttgcagcaagcaggggctactctttgttgcggtgctcaggcttctcattgtggtggcttttcttgttgtggagcacgggctctagacacgtgggcttcagtagttgcagcacgcaggctcagtagttgtagctcacgggctctagagcacaggctcagtagttgtggcacgtgggcttagttgctccatggcatgtgggatcttcccagaccagggctcgaacccgtgtcccctgcattggcaggcggattctcagccactgtgccaccagggaagccccccacattCGGAATTTTGACTCAGAAACATTGAGTTTATAAATGCTTGTTGTTTCAAGTTACTAAGTTTTGAAATGATACAGCATGGAAGGCTGTGGAGGGGATGTGGTTTTTCTGGGAGAAGCAGAGGAGACTTCTTAGagggtgtgtgtctgtgcttgGCCTGGAAAGGTGGGCAGGACGCAAACTTGAAGAGGAGAAAGGTTCTCAGGCAGGGGAATGGCAAGCAGGTGTATTCCAGGAATGTGAGATCTGGTCTGGCGGAAATCACCTCACCTACCTATGGATCTGATGGAAACATCCTACCTGAGGCGAGAGTGGGCTCTTCCCTATCAGGCGTGCTCGGCTCTGCCCTTAATTCACTGAATGATCCAGGATGAACCAGATGAGCTTTTCCAgatctcagcttcctcctctgtagaCTGGAGTCTGGACAAGTAGATCTTTCAAGTCCCCTTCCTTTTACCATCTCCTCACCCACAGCTCAGAGAGAGGGGATGACCTGGAATGTGGCTACTCAGAGATTCACCACACGGGGGAGATGTGATATCATTTTGAATACCTCCAGAGTTACACTGCTCTTCCGGAAAGAAGTCTGCCTTTTTGGGTCCATTGCCCGGACTCTCTACCACCTCcttcctgttttttatttataactattttattattttattttattcaaatactatcttttatttcacttaaaaattttaaagtggtaGAGCAAAAATACCTAAGGCAGCCAGGACTTTGGTGTTAAATGAGgtttaaaagaagttttttttttttttttttttccggtacgcgggcctctcactgttgtggcctctcccgttgcagagc encodes the following:
- the TMT1B gene encoding thiol S-methyltransferase TMT1B, translating into MDTLVRLLQLLVLILTLPLHLMALLGFWEPLCKTYFPYLMAMLTVKCNRKMDSKKQELFSQIKGLAGASGKVALLELGCGTGANFQFYPCGCRITCLDPNPHFEKFLTKSMAKNRHLEYERFVVAFGEDMKQLASGSMDVVVSTLVLCSVQSPKRVLQEVRRVLRPGGMFFFWEHVAEPRGSWAFLWQQVLEPTWKHIGDGCCLTRETWKDLENAQFSELQMERQPPPIKWLPVGPHIMGKAVK